One window of the Chanos chanos chromosome 11, fChaCha1.1, whole genome shotgun sequence genome contains the following:
- the LOC115823898 gene encoding sialic acid synthase-like — translation MPSKFELCPGRMIGENYPCFIIAEIGQNHQGDIDIAKKMIRMAKDCGADCAKFQKSELEHKFNKKALERPYNSKHSWGRTYGEHKRHLEFSHEQYKELQQYAQEVGIFFTASGMDEMAIEFLHELDVPFFKVASADGNNFPYLENTAKKGRPMVISSGMQSMETMRRVYQTVKQHNQNFCILQCTSAYPLEPEHVNLRVITEYLKEFPDIPIGYSGHETGISITVAAVAMGAKVVERHVTLDKSWKGNDHEASLEPAELAELVRSIRVVERALGTGVKQMLPCEMTCHSKLGKSIVAKMAIPKGAALTIDMLAVKVAEPKGVIPEDIFQLVGKKVLVDVEEDDSITEDMVDGYSKKV, via the exons ATGCCATCAAAATTCGAGCTCTGCCCAGGGAGAATGATTGGGGAGAACTATCCCTGTTTCATCATTGCAGAGATTGGACAAAATCATCAAGGAGACATTGACATTGCCAAGAAAATGATTCGAATGGCTAAG GACTGTGGAGCCGATTGTGCCAAATTTCAGAAGAGTGAACTGGAGCACAAGTTCAACAAAAAAGCCCTTGAGCGTCCATACAACTCAAAGCATTCCTGGGGGAGAACGTATGGTGAACACAAGCGCCACCTAGAGTTCAGCCACGAACAATACAAAGAACTCCAGCAGTATGCCCAGGAAGTTGGGATTTTCTTCACTGCATCTGGAATGGATGAG aTGGCCATAGAATTTCTCCATGAGCTTGATGTGCCTTTCTTCAAAGTTGCTTCAGCAGATGGCAACAATTTCCCCTATCTTGAGAATACTGCCAAAAAAG GACGGCCAATGGTGATTTCCAGTGGCATGCAGTCTATGGAGACAATGCGACGGGTTTATCAGACAGTGAAGCAGCACAACCAGAACTTCTGCATCCTGCAGTGCACCAGTGCTTACCCTCTGGAGCCTGAACATGTGAACTTACGTGTGATCACC GAATATTTGAAGGAATTCCCTGATATTCCTATTGGATACTCTGGCCATGAGACTGGCATCAGTATCACCGTGGCAGCGGTTGCAATGGGGGCAAAGGTGGTTGAGCGCCACGTGACCCTGGATAAAAGCTGGAAAGGCAATGACCACGAAGCCTCTCTGGAGCCCGCCGAGCTGGCCGAGTTGGTGCGCTCCATTCGCGTTGTGGAGAGGGCACTGGGGACAGGTGTCAAACAGATGTTGCCCTGTGAGATGACCTGTCACAGTAAG CTGGGAAAGTCAATTGTGGCTAAGATGGCCATTCCCAAAGGTGCTGCTCTGACCATCGACATGTTGGCTGTGAAGGTTGCTGAGCCAAAGGGAGTGATCCCTGAAGACATTTTTCAGCTGGTGGGAAAGAAGGTTTTGGTAGATGTGGAAGAAGATGACAGCATCACTGAAGATATGGTTGATGGTTATAGCAAGAAGGTCTAA
- the LOC115823729 gene encoding N-acylneuraminate cytidylyltransferase-like: MADKSKLTTGANASSSQQSSNGWSNKRRHITALILARGGSKGIPLKNIKLLAGVPLVGWVLRAALDSDLFDSVWVSTDHDEIEKVAKAWGAQVHRRSLEVSQDSSSSLETMQEFVRQRPEVDVICHIQATSPCLHPRHLREALQVILDQGYDSVFSVVRRHQFRWEEVKQTEGRCSKPLNINPSKRPRRQDWDGELCENGSFYINTRELIEKGVPQTGKVTYYEMPPEYSVDIDVDIDWPVAEQRVVRYGYFGKEELEVVNLLFCSVSGCLTDGHLYISITGEEMVSIHSRDLMGIHMLQKDGVEVILISSKDDPVSKTLADKLAERAGCKVMHGVEQRQVVVERLMKERGLVWKKVAYLGTDILDVDCLNLAGLSAVASDAPAEALNAAKYNCHSPAGRGAVREFTEHILLLKKKAKSKMDQDRIDRMSF; the protein is encoded by the exons ATGGCGGATAAAAGTAAACTTACCACAGGGGCTAATGCATCAAGCTCACAGCAAAGCAGTAATGGCTGGAGCAATAAACGCCGACACATTACGGCGCTCATCCTTGCGAGAGGAGGTAGCAAAGGAATACCCCTGAAGAACATCAAACTGCTTGCCGGAGTCCCGCTTGTGGGATGGGTGCTTCGGGCAGCGCTGGACTCCGACCTCTTTGACAG TGTTTGGGTATCAACGGACCATGATGAAATTGAGAAAGTGGCCAAAGCTTGGGGGGCACAAGTCCACCGTCGCAGTCTTGAGGTTTCCCAGGACTCATCTAGTTCCTTGGAAACCATGCAAGAGTTCGTCCGGCAGAGGCCAG AAGTGGACGTTATCTGTCACATCCAAGCCACCTCGCCCTGCCTGCATCCACGCCATCTTAGAGAAGCACTGCAAGTGATCTTAGACCAGGGTTATGATTCTGTCTTCTCCGTGGTGAGGAGACACCAGTTCCGTTGGGAGGAGGTCAAACAAACAG AAGGCAGATGCTCTAAACCCTTAAACATAAATCCATCCAAGAGGCCACGTCGCCAGGACTGGGACGGAGAGCTGTGTGAAAATGGCTCCTTCTACATCAACACGAGAGAGCTCATTGAGAAGGGTGTCCCTCAG ACAGGGAAAGTTACTTACTATGAGATGCCTCCAGAATACAGTGTAGACATTGATGTGGACATTGACTGGCCTGTTGCAGAACAAAGAGTTGTCAG GTATGGGTATTTTGGCaaagaggagctggaggtggtcaacctgctgttttgttctgtgtcagGCTGTCTGACAGATGGACACTTATACATATCGATAACTGGAGAGGAGATGGTGTCCATCCACAGTAGAGACCTGATGGGCATCCACATGCTTCAGAAAGATGGTGTGGAG GTGATTCTGATCTCCTCAAAAGATGATCCCGTGTCCAAAACTCTGGCAGACAAACTTGCCGAGCGTGCAGGTTGCAAAGTGATGCATGGGGTGGAACAACGGCAAGTTGTAGTAGAGCGTctcatgaaagagagagggctggtATGGAAGAAGGTGGCCTACCTGG GAACTGACATACTGGATGTGGATTGTTTGAACCTGGCTGGGCTGAGTGCAGTAGCAAGTGATGCCCCTGCAGAGGCTCTCAATGCAGCTAAGTACAACTGTCATAGCCCTGCAGGAAGAGGGGCAGTCCGGGAGTTTACCGAACATATCCTGTTACTGAAGAAGAAAGCCAAGTCCAAGATGGACCAAGACCGCATTGACCGAATGTCCTTCTAG